A genomic stretch from Erysipelothrix sp. HDW6C includes:
- a CDS encoding LacI family DNA-binding transcriptional regulator: MKRVTIYDVAKEAGVSLATVSRVINGLEIVREETRVKVEEAIDRLGYKPNAIAQGLALQKTTTIALLVPEASFAYTGQIINGLIDVAKIYKYSIMLHTMNEGITDIKDVIDDVIKSRVDGVIIYNDKLMDAELEQLSKYQFPIVIIGNKMSDKQISSVYVDIEKAVYELTMKQLHEDKNRKVAVIQDRKNDFTTNQMNKGVKRAYEEMGLKNHGYIEIPSEYRRSYDYFLDNIETLGFDYLIANRDSQAISAMNAAHEKGLSIPEDLEIVCLIDSKYNSMVRPRLSSFAIPAYDLGAVSMRVLTKMLNDDEVDDKEIELSYLYTPRQSTKS; encoded by the coding sequence ATGAAACGCGTTACTATATATGATGTAGCCAAAGAGGCGGGGGTTTCCTTAGCTACCGTATCTCGAGTTATTAATGGACTTGAGATTGTTCGTGAAGAAACACGGGTTAAGGTTGAAGAAGCAATTGATCGTTTGGGTTATAAACCAAATGCGATTGCACAAGGATTGGCATTACAAAAAACAACAACAATTGCGTTGTTGGTGCCAGAAGCAAGTTTTGCATACACAGGTCAAATTATTAATGGTTTGATTGATGTTGCGAAAATCTACAAGTACAGCATTATGTTGCACACAATGAATGAAGGTATTACTGACATCAAAGACGTTATTGATGATGTTATCAAATCACGCGTTGATGGCGTTATTATATACAATGACAAATTAATGGATGCTGAACTCGAACAACTTAGCAAATATCAGTTCCCAATCGTAATTATTGGAAACAAGATGTCTGATAAACAAATTTCATCCGTATATGTCGACATTGAAAAAGCTGTTTATGAGCTAACCATGAAACAACTCCATGAAGACAAAAACCGTAAAGTTGCTGTCATTCAAGACCGTAAGAATGATTTCACAACCAACCAAATGAATAAAGGTGTGAAACGTGCTTATGAAGAAATGGGCTTGAAGAATCATGGTTACATTGAAATTCCATCCGAGTACCGTCGCTCATACGACTACTTCTTGGATAACATTGAAACACTTGGTTTTGATTACTTAATTGCAAACCGAGACTCCCAAGCGATCTCAGCAATGAATGCAGCGCATGAAAAAGGACTCAGTATTCCTGAAGACTTAGAAATTGTCTGCTTGATTGATTCAAAATACAACTCAATGGTACGTCCACGTTTATCAAGTTTCGCAATTCCAGCATACGACTTAGGAGCTGTATCCATGCGTGTATTGACAAAAATGTTAAATGACGATGAAGTCGATGATAAAGAAATCGAATTGAGCTACTTGTATACACCAAGACAATCAACCAAGAGCTAA
- a CDS encoding bifunctional transcriptional activator/DNA repair enzyme AdaA: MEINEKDKVRFYQAFVERDSAYDGMFFAGIKTTGIFCHATCPARKAKFENCEFFSKAESALLAGYRPCKKCNPLTYPQELPSEVTHLVSVIEVDPAKHWNDRDFEELGIHSATARRLFKKHYGMTFVQYARARRMGFAHDGIRKGQSVINKQLDSGYESSSGFHDAFAKVIGTAPTQSKTRHILYFEWIDTPLGPMLSIADNSSLFLLEFADRDGLEDEIQSLKDKGNTQIVPGRNPVIVQITNELHDYFAGTLSHFKTPLHLGGTPFQNTVWEHLQAIPYGSTQTYKQLANTLDMPNSSRAIGNANSNNQLAIIIPCHRIVKANGEVGGYSGNVDRKAWLINHEAHAMKGR, encoded by the coding sequence ATGGAAATAAACGAAAAAGACAAAGTACGTTTCTATCAAGCGTTTGTAGAAAGAGACAGCGCGTATGACGGCATGTTTTTCGCAGGTATCAAAACTACGGGAATCTTTTGTCATGCAACATGTCCCGCTCGAAAAGCAAAGTTTGAAAACTGTGAGTTCTTCAGCAAAGCCGAATCTGCCTTATTGGCGGGGTATAGACCCTGCAAAAAATGCAACCCTTTGACGTATCCACAAGAACTGCCATCTGAAGTAACGCATCTTGTTTCGGTTATCGAAGTAGATCCCGCGAAACACTGGAATGATCGTGATTTTGAAGAACTAGGAATCCATTCCGCAACAGCACGACGGTTGTTTAAGAAGCATTATGGCATGACTTTTGTTCAATACGCCCGTGCTCGTCGGATGGGCTTCGCACACGACGGCATTCGTAAGGGGCAAAGTGTCATCAACAAACAATTAGATAGTGGTTATGAATCGTCCAGTGGATTCCATGATGCTTTCGCAAAGGTCATCGGAACGGCTCCAACTCAATCAAAAACACGCCATATCCTTTATTTTGAATGGATTGATACCCCACTGGGCCCCATGCTTAGCATCGCCGATAATTCATCGCTATTCTTGCTTGAGTTTGCAGATCGCGACGGTCTAGAAGATGAAATTCAATCTTTAAAGGATAAAGGGAACACGCAGATTGTCCCCGGAAGAAACCCTGTTATTGTACAAATCACGAATGAGTTACATGATTATTTCGCAGGAACTTTATCACATTTTAAGACACCACTTCACCTTGGCGGAACCCCCTTCCAAAACACGGTGTGGGAACACCTCCAAGCCATCCCCTACGGGAGCACACAAACCTACAAACAACTTGCAAACACACTTGACATGCCCAACAGTTCAAGGGCCATAGGCAATGCAAACAGCAACAATCAACTCGCCATTATCATTCCTTGCCATCGCATCGTGAAGGCAAATGGCGAAGTTGGCGGTTACAGTGGCAATGTTGACCGCAAAGCATGGTTAATCAACCATGAAGCACACGCCATGAAAGGAAGATGA
- a CDS encoding competence protein ComK has product MIYCVIGTEQGSEIVLSNGKRHWSRKQSSDVMELICREYAVDFNGSRRVCADLLQIRQKPPVCLSLTHHTLFFPTTGIDNVQCDWINYEHIRSIKERGKDRTKIVFRNGTSRTVSASFRVVKRQINRCDVLSKRNIELWKI; this is encoded by the coding sequence GTGATATATTGTGTAATAGGTACCGAACAAGGCTCTGAGATTGTGCTTTCAAATGGAAAACGCCATTGGAGTCGTAAACAGAGTTCGGACGTGATGGAATTGATATGTCGGGAATATGCAGTAGATTTTAATGGCAGCCGCCGTGTGTGTGCTGACTTATTGCAAATCCGCCAGAAACCGCCCGTATGCTTATCCCTTACACACCACACTTTGTTTTTTCCCACCACTGGCATTGATAATGTCCAGTGTGATTGGATTAATTATGAACATATTAGATCGATAAAAGAACGAGGGAAGGACCGAACGAAGATTGTATTTCGCAATGGGACTTCACGAACTGTAAGTGCAAGCTTTCGCGTCGTGAAGCGTCAAATCAACCGTTGTGATGTATTGTCGAAGCGAAACATTGAATTATGGAAAATTTAA
- a CDS encoding N-acetyltransferase, with translation MIRLARIEDVEDILNIFEFARHTMAQSGNPRQWRNNYPHPSIIMDDINTQTCYVVEENHKIGGVFVLKITGQKSYDTLATGQWHHDKPYGALHRLASNNTIPHLGRLCLSYCKARINYLRADTHEDNQRMKALLINHGFHQCGYVLCAITGDIRPAFDWYED, from the coding sequence ATGATACGCTTAGCGCGTATTGAGGATGTGGAAGATATCCTCAATATATTCGAATTTGCCCGCCACACTATGGCACAATCTGGAAATCCAAGGCAATGGCGTAACAACTACCCTCACCCTAGTATTATCATGGACGATATCAACACACAGACCTGTTATGTCGTGGAGGAAAACCACAAGATTGGCGGTGTCTTTGTACTAAAAATTACGGGACAAAAAAGTTATGATACACTCGCAACAGGGCAATGGCATCACGACAAACCCTATGGAGCCCTTCATCGCCTCGCTAGCAACAATACAATCCCACACCTAGGTAGACTTTGCTTAAGCTATTGTAAAGCACGCATTAATTATCTTCGAGCCGATACACACGAAGATAACCAACGCATGAAAGCATTGTTGATAAACCATGGGTTTCATCAATGCGGATATGTTCTGTGCGCAATCACCGGCGATATTCGACCAGCATTTGATTGGTATGAGGACTAA
- a CDS encoding YitT family protein — protein MENLKLIKPKHILGVTIGALFSAAAIKIFVRPGDLVPAGVGGVTVLLMKEANRLFNITLSYGPLYLILNIILLAFVFNKLGKKFIALSFLHVFLTSLFVEIIPEVKVVSDPILLAVFGGIVNGIGSSFALRMNGSAGGTDFIAIYFSMVKNKPMWDKIMMFNVAVLLYSGWTYNWSLALYSIIYQMASTKIIETYHDRYKLSSLHVITAYPEEVSQAVFKVCRHGITQMDGIGVFKHKYKAMLYMVANEFEIKSIVNAIKETDAKAFIEISSVERIEGNYRQKPLD, from the coding sequence ATGGAAAATTTAAAACTGATAAAACCGAAGCATATTCTCGGCGTCACAATTGGGGCTCTGTTTTCTGCGGCGGCAATTAAGATATTTGTTAGGCCTGGGGATCTTGTTCCTGCCGGTGTTGGTGGGGTAACAGTTCTCTTGATGAAAGAAGCCAACCGACTCTTTAATATTACTTTGAGTTATGGACCGCTGTATCTGATTTTAAATATAATTCTGCTCGCATTTGTTTTTAATAAACTGGGTAAGAAATTCATCGCTTTATCATTTCTTCATGTATTCTTAACCAGTTTGTTTGTTGAGATTATTCCCGAAGTTAAAGTTGTCTCAGACCCAATTTTACTCGCGGTTTTTGGTGGTATTGTAAATGGAATTGGATCATCGTTTGCACTCCGTATGAACGGATCTGCTGGTGGAACAGATTTTATTGCAATTTACTTTTCGATGGTTAAGAATAAACCCATGTGGGATAAGATTATGATGTTCAACGTTGCGGTACTCTTGTACTCAGGATGGACATATAATTGGAGTCTTGCGCTGTATTCAATCATTTATCAAATGGCGTCCACAAAAATTATTGAAACCTATCATGATCGCTATAAGCTTTCGAGCTTGCATGTTATCACCGCATATCCCGAAGAAGTCAGTCAAGCTGTCTTCAAGGTTTGCCGCCATGGGATTACGCAAATGGATGGCATTGGCGTATTCAAACACAAATATAAAGCCATGCTCTATATGGTAGCAAATGAGTTTGAAATTAAATCAATCGTCAATGCAATTAAAGAAACGGATGCGAAAGCGTTCATTGAAATATCGTCCGTTGAGCGCATCGAAGGTAACTACCGACAAAAACCGCTTGATTAA
- the trmB gene encoding tRNA (guanosine(46)-N7)-methyltransferase TrmB, which yields MRLRKKDWSSEIFETFSNYLVSDYEAIKGNWKHDLDAPIMHVEIGAGKGDYWHQLSAMYPERAVVAMERDYTASSIALKKLEEHPGDRKRFIFGDAEKLSDMFANGEVDIIHLNFSDPWKKTRHEKRRLTYKTKLDDYYDVLTDTGEIHMKTDNVGLFNYSLVSVGQHKFELVEAHVDFRAQDHEDPFTEYERKFHELGQPIFRAVWRKKDVK from the coding sequence ATGAGATTACGTAAAAAAGATTGGAGCTCAGAAATTTTTGAGACCTTTTCGAATTATTTAGTAAGTGATTATGAGGCCATTAAAGGCAATTGGAAACACGATTTAGATGCTCCGATTATGCATGTCGAGATTGGGGCAGGAAAAGGGGATTATTGGCATCAACTGAGTGCCATGTATCCAGAGCGCGCAGTTGTTGCTATGGAGCGTGATTATACAGCAAGTTCAATTGCATTGAAGAAGCTTGAAGAACACCCCGGTGATCGCAAACGGTTCATCTTTGGTGATGCCGAAAAGCTTTCGGATATGTTTGCGAATGGTGAAGTGGATATCATCCATTTAAATTTTAGCGATCCTTGGAAAAAAACACGTCATGAGAAGCGTCGATTGACATACAAAACGAAGTTGGATGACTATTATGATGTACTGACCGATACGGGTGAGATTCACATGAAAACTGATAATGTGGGATTGTTTAACTATTCACTTGTCAGCGTCGGTCAGCATAAGTTCGAATTGGTTGAAGCACATGTTGATTTCCGTGCTCAAGACCATGAGGATCCATTTACAGAATATGAACGAAAATTTCATGAATTGGGACAGCCCATATTCAGAGCGGTGTGGAGGAAAAAAGATGTTAAATAA
- a CDS encoding M42 family metallopeptidase, whose product MLNKQQLTWFETLTQLDGVSGHEHAVARYLRSEYEKLGVDEIIQDNLGSILAVRKSKKANAKKVLVLGHMDEVGFLVKEITKTGVLKLHPVGGWFSQTLLAHRVRVTTRKGDVLNGTIGSIPPHMLSAEERAKPMEIPQMLVDVGAIDQADAKAMGIQPGDMVIVDGGFQVLNGGKRLLAKAFDNRYGCVMGLDLLAALKDQELDYDLYVGASVQEEVGLRGAQTVAQMVKPDLAIILDCSPANDAMATDAIGKLGEGVLIRVMDGSMIATKDLIYKFADICEAHDIKHQYYFSPGGTDAGIVHKSNEGIKTLTCCLCARNIHTASSILDTDDYLAAKEALIHFIDMKTWGDVVA is encoded by the coding sequence ATGTTAAATAAACAACAGTTAACATGGTTTGAAACATTAACCCAATTAGATGGAGTGAGTGGGCATGAACATGCAGTGGCACGTTACTTACGCAGTGAGTACGAAAAGCTGGGTGTTGATGAAATTATTCAAGACAATTTAGGCAGCATTCTTGCTGTAAGAAAATCAAAAAAAGCCAATGCTAAGAAAGTATTGGTTTTAGGCCATATGGACGAAGTTGGTTTCTTGGTCAAAGAAATTACAAAAACAGGTGTCCTTAAATTGCATCCTGTTGGGGGTTGGTTTAGTCAAACACTTTTAGCCCATCGTGTTCGTGTAACGACACGTAAAGGCGATGTACTCAACGGTACAATTGGCAGCATTCCGCCGCATATGCTTTCCGCAGAAGAGCGTGCTAAACCGATGGAAATCCCTCAAATGCTTGTGGATGTTGGTGCTATTGACCAAGCGGATGCAAAAGCAATGGGAATTCAACCAGGAGATATGGTTATTGTTGATGGTGGGTTCCAAGTCTTGAATGGTGGAAAACGCTTGTTAGCCAAAGCATTTGATAACCGTTATGGTTGTGTCATGGGACTGGATCTTCTTGCTGCACTTAAAGACCAAGAACTTGATTATGATTTGTATGTTGGCGCCAGTGTCCAAGAAGAAGTTGGTTTACGTGGGGCCCAAACCGTTGCGCAAATGGTAAAACCAGATTTAGCGATCATCTTAGATTGTTCCCCAGCCAATGATGCAATGGCAACAGATGCTATTGGTAAGTTGGGTGAGGGTGTCTTAATTCGTGTTATGGATGGAAGTATGATTGCGACCAAAGACCTTATTTATAAATTTGCCGATATTTGTGAAGCACATGATATCAAACATCAGTATTACTTCTCTCCAGGGGGAACAGATGCCGGTATCGTTCACAAGTCAAATGAAGGTATCAAGACATTGACATGTTGCTTGTGTGCTCGCAATATTCATACAGCAAGCTCAATATTGGATACAGATGATTATCTTGCGGCTAAAGAGGCCTTGATTCACTTTATCGATATGAAGACATGGGGTGATGTTGTTGCGTAA
- a CDS encoding enhanced serine sensitivity protein SseB C-terminal domain-containing protein — MNHLDKIINALSETYDTATEIAFEKALRDAMLYRIDDFAITPPDNDTFIPLFTNELEAEAMGVCAPIYVTYLKDVQFSDDQALVINPMNQAITLDAYAVDAILDVDVQTEITTPDNTSLSFLFFVKPLLEDTPTIVAAYLAKLVTGRRSSLALVLEGIANDETVIRSLVDRIAPHFPKGTHCDVFTHHDTTGQTIIKSMKPFYKK, encoded by the coding sequence ATGAATCACTTGGATAAAATCATCAATGCATTAAGCGAAACATATGATACTGCAACTGAAATTGCATTTGAAAAAGCACTTCGAGATGCCATGCTTTATCGTATCGACGACTTTGCAATCACACCCCCAGACAACGACACCTTCATCCCCTTGTTCACTAACGAATTGGAAGCAGAAGCAATGGGAGTTTGTGCCCCCATATATGTAACATATCTCAAAGATGTGCAATTCAGTGATGACCAAGCTTTAGTCATCAACCCGATGAATCAGGCAATAACCTTGGATGCATATGCAGTGGATGCCATTTTGGATGTTGATGTTCAAACTGAAATTACAACTCCCGACAACACATCGCTATCCTTCTTGTTCTTTGTGAAACCATTGCTTGAAGATACCCCCACAATTGTTGCAGCATATCTTGCAAAACTTGTCACTGGGCGCAGATCATCTTTGGCACTTGTGCTTGAGGGAATCGCCAACGATGAAACAGTCATCCGCTCCCTTGTAGATCGGATTGCACCACATTTCCCCAAAGGCACACACTGTGATGTCTTTACCCATCACGATACAACAGGACAGACTATCATTAAAAGTATGAAACCTTTTTATAAAAAATGA
- a CDS encoding NUDIX domain-containing protein, producing MLLNEFYDYYYENTGFTTIRSTARALVFDEQGRMGMMHIVGDDIFGARDHYETPGGGIEAGEDAETAIHREVLEEVGFACRIDSYLGSVINRYNLLEVITVHHFFVCTITKKEATAWTASEQEWFQGVVWKTPQEWVDILAKPRPMVNELVHQRERFILSYFLNQ from the coding sequence ATGTTACTTAACGAATTCTATGATTATTATTATGAGAATACAGGTTTCACAACCATTCGTTCGACCGCACGTGCTTTGGTGTTTGACGAACAGGGAAGGATGGGCATGATGCATATTGTTGGGGATGATATCTTTGGTGCACGTGATCATTACGAGACACCAGGAGGCGGAATTGAGGCTGGAGAGGATGCTGAAACTGCAATCCATCGCGAGGTGCTTGAAGAAGTAGGTTTTGCGTGTCGGATTGACTCGTATCTGGGTTCTGTAATCAATCGTTACAATTTACTTGAAGTTATCACTGTTCATCATTTTTTTGTATGTACAATCACAAAAAAAGAAGCGACCGCATGGACCGCCTCTGAACAGGAATGGTTTCAAGGAGTTGTTTGGAAAACTCCCCAAGAGTGGGTTGATATATTAGCCAAGCCACGGCCTATGGTTAATGAACTTGTGCATCAGCGCGAACGCTTTATCTTGTCATATTTCTTAAATCAATAA
- a CDS encoding nucleotidyltransferase family protein, producing MKKRPAITGIVVEYNPFHNGHIYHIQKAREISQCDVLIAVMSPHFVQRGEPAFIDKWARTEAALNHGVDIVIELPTYFALQSADYFAKASVELLNIMHVDTLVFGSESNDLDTIRNAFSFQPEVGRSYAHQMGGAVLSNDILGYQYIQTAQALGIKAIPIQRTNGYHDTSVEAAIASATSIRLNHRVRDVSHTTPLNLDAITTHDISEYETLIRYALKTKTRAHLQSILLVDEGIENLLVKHSNLPLGALIATCTSKRYTTSRIQRTLMNILLDIKKDDVKPPAQARVLGMNMRGQAYLKDIKNDANYVTSFKQYDLKDLELKATTIYGMVKDNKTMNALIQDEISKLILKR from the coding sequence ATGAAAAAAAGACCAGCAATTACCGGCATTGTTGTCGAATACAATCCTTTCCATAATGGGCATATCTATCACATTCAAAAGGCACGTGAAATCAGCCAGTGTGATGTTTTAATTGCCGTCATGTCACCACATTTTGTACAACGTGGTGAGCCTGCATTTATTGACAAATGGGCACGCACTGAAGCTGCATTGAATCACGGCGTAGACATTGTGATTGAACTTCCGACTTACTTCGCTTTACAAAGTGCTGACTACTTTGCGAAAGCCAGTGTTGAACTGCTGAATATCATGCACGTGGACACGCTTGTTTTCGGATCTGAGAGCAATGATTTGGATACCATTCGCAATGCCTTTTCATTCCAACCCGAAGTTGGCCGAAGTTATGCACATCAAATGGGTGGTGCTGTCTTATCCAACGATATTCTCGGCTATCAATACATCCAAACTGCACAAGCACTTGGTATAAAAGCCATCCCCATTCAACGAACCAACGGCTATCACGATACGTCAGTCGAGGCCGCAATTGCAAGCGCGACTTCGATCCGCCTTAACCATCGTGTCCGTGATGTATCACATACAACACCTTTAAACTTGGATGCAATAACAACCCATGATATTTCCGAATATGAAACATTGATTCGCTACGCATTAAAAACCAAAACACGCGCTCACTTGCAGTCCATTTTACTAGTTGATGAAGGCATCGAGAATCTCTTGGTTAAACATTCCAACCTCCCACTCGGTGCATTGATTGCCACATGCACCTCAAAACGTTATACAACATCACGCATCCAGCGAACGCTCATGAATATTCTTTTGGACATTAAGAAGGATGATGTGAAACCCCCTGCTCAAGCTCGGGTGTTAGGTATGAATATGCGCGGACAAGCGTATCTTAAAGATATAAAAAACGATGCCAACTATGTGACATCGTTTAAACAATATGATTTAAAAGACCTTGAACTCAAAGCAACCACTATCTATGGCATGGTCAAGGATAACAAGACCATGAATGCCTTAATTCAAGACGAAATCTCAAAACTCATCCTTAAAAGGTGA
- the metK gene encoding methionine adenosyltransferase, with the protein MEFIYFTSESVTDGHPDKMCDQIADAILDAALSEDVHAKMAVEATIKDDFVLVYGEANTTAVLDYAAIAKNVIADIGYTENYEVLVKVNKQSAQINHAVTSEENVGAGDQGIMFGYATNETESYMPLPIELAHKLSKQLSDVKRDITWLLPDGKTQVTVAYKDGKPVFVHTVLVSASHMPGHSAEEIRETIMEHVIKPVIDPKWLTEETRYIINPSGEFSIAGPFSDSGTTGRKIVVDTYGGVGRIGGGCFSSKDPSKVDRSAAYYSRYVAKSVVAAGLADKIEIQLSYAIGLSDPLSIHIDTFGTHKRPESEILEIIKNNFNFKVGNIIKELDLLRPIYRESANFGAFGRDGFPWETIKKLTF; encoded by the coding sequence ATGGAATTTATTTATTTTACATCGGAAAGTGTGACGGATGGTCACCCAGATAAGATGTGTGATCAGATTGCGGATGCAATCTTGGATGCTGCGTTGTCAGAAGATGTGCATGCTAAGATGGCGGTAGAAGCAACAATTAAGGACGACTTTGTGTTGGTATACGGTGAGGCGAATACCACGGCTGTTCTCGATTATGCCGCAATCGCAAAAAATGTCATTGCTGATATTGGTTATACTGAAAATTATGAGGTGTTGGTTAAAGTAAACAAACAATCCGCACAAATCAATCATGCTGTTACATCCGAGGAAAATGTAGGTGCAGGTGATCAAGGGATTATGTTTGGATATGCAACCAACGAAACTGAAAGTTACATGCCACTCCCTATTGAGTTGGCCCACAAACTATCGAAGCAGTTGAGTGATGTGAAACGTGATATTACGTGGCTTTTGCCGGATGGAAAAACACAAGTCACTGTAGCCTACAAAGATGGAAAACCCGTCTTCGTACATACCGTTCTTGTGAGTGCTTCGCATATGCCAGGTCACAGTGCTGAAGAAATTCGCGAAACAATTATGGAGCACGTGATTAAACCTGTCATTGACCCAAAATGGCTGACAGAAGAAACACGTTACATCATCAATCCAAGTGGCGAGTTTAGTATTGCCGGACCCTTTAGTGACTCTGGAACAACAGGTCGTAAAATAGTTGTCGATACCTATGGGGGTGTCGGTCGTATTGGTGGTGGTTGCTTTAGTTCGAAAGATCCATCAAAAGTTGATCGCTCTGCTGCATACTACAGTCGCTATGTTGCGAAATCTGTGGTTGCTGCTGGTTTGGCAGATAAGATTGAAATTCAATTGAGCTATGCGATTGGTTTATCCGACCCCTTATCCATTCACATTGATACATTCGGAACACACAAGCGTCCTGAATCGGAAATCTTAGAAATTATTAAGAATAATTTCAACTTTAAAGTTGGTAATATCATCAAGGAACTTGATTTATTACGTCCGATTTATCGTGAGAGTGCAAACTTCGGAGCATTCGGTCGCGATGGATTTCCATGGGAAACGATAAAAAAACTCACCTTTTAA
- the murC gene encoding UDP-N-acetylmuramate--L-alanine ligase: MNNEQLFFIGIKGTGMASLAKIAINLGYDVAGSDIERHFFTEDSLRELNVPILPFDAQNIKDSMTVIVGNAFGDDHEEVVAAHANPSVTVYRYHDYLGKLTKEHRTITVSGSHGKTTTTTLLKDMLDYSKNTGYLIGDGRGELHNHDDYFAVEACEFRRHFLAYHPKVAIMTNFEIDHVDYFKSVEDYLSAYEEFAANVEELLIVWGDDPHFNDLTFNNKVWTYGFDEKNDFVARNVERTTTHSLFDAYFRGEFIGHFDLPIVGDHMILNALAVIAVGVHEGIDAGDMERGLQNFKGAKRRFVIEEGAENIYIDDYAHHPTEIRVTLEAARVRYPDKKIVAIFKPHRVGRVYYFVDEFANSLKLADEVALCPFTSIDDMEEGIDIDITYLQDRIPGSLIVDLNDQDLDKLQAMGPAVYVFMSSKDIYDLKDALKIRFND, translated from the coding sequence ATGAATAATGAACAACTATTCTTTATAGGAATCAAGGGAACAGGGATGGCATCACTAGCCAAAATTGCGATCAATCTTGGCTATGATGTTGCCGGTTCTGATATTGAACGTCACTTTTTTACTGAAGACTCATTGCGCGAATTGAATGTTCCGATTCTTCCCTTTGATGCACAAAACATTAAGGACTCCATGACCGTGATTGTTGGAAATGCGTTTGGTGATGATCATGAAGAAGTTGTCGCAGCACATGCTAATCCATCCGTTACAGTATATCGTTACCACGATTACCTTGGAAAACTAACCAAGGAACACCGCACAATCACAGTGAGTGGCTCACATGGTAAAACAACCACAACGACGCTTCTTAAGGACATGCTTGATTATTCGAAGAATACCGGCTATCTCATTGGCGATGGTCGTGGCGAACTTCACAATCACGATGATTACTTTGCAGTTGAGGCGTGTGAGTTCCGACGTCACTTCTTGGCATACCATCCCAAGGTAGCAATCATGACAAACTTTGAGATTGATCATGTTGATTACTTTAAGTCCGTTGAAGATTACTTGTCGGCATATGAAGAGTTTGCTGCCAATGTAGAGGAACTCCTCATTGTATGGGGCGATGATCCACATTTCAATGACTTAACATTCAATAACAAGGTGTGGACTTATGGGTTTGACGAAAAGAATGACTTTGTAGCGCGTAATGTTGAGCGCACTACAACACACAGTCTCTTTGATGCTTACTTCCGTGGGGAGTTCATTGGACACTTTGATTTACCGATTGTTGGCGATCATATGATTCTCAATGCACTTGCTGTTATTGCTGTTGGAGTTCATGAAGGCATTGATGCTGGTGATATGGAACGGGGACTTCAAAATTTCAAAGGGGCAAAACGCCGTTTTGTGATTGAAGAGGGTGCAGAGAATATCTATATTGATGATTACGCGCACCATCCAACGGAAATTCGTGTAACTCTAGAAGCTGCACGCGTACGTTACCCAGATAAAAAAATCGTTGCTATCTTCAAACCACATCGTGTGGGACGTGTCTATTATTTTGTGGATGAATTTGCCAATTCACTCAAACTTGCTGATGAAGTTGCCTTATGCCCATTCACAAGTATTGATGATATGGAAGAAGGAATTGACATTGATATAACGTATCTACAAGACCGCATTCCTGGCAGTTTGATTGTTGATTTGAATGACCAAGATTTGGATAAATTACAAGCAATGGGTCCTGCAGTGTACGTGTTTATGAGCAGTAAAGATATTTATGATTTGAAAGATGCATTGAAAATACGTTTCAATGATTGA